One genomic region from Candidatus Hydrogenedentota bacterium encodes:
- a CDS encoding enoyl-CoA hydratase/isomerase family protein, which translates to MSESFVQARVENDLYFVTLNRPEKRNALTPEMVLDLAAAVRSADEHPGVRAIIVNANGPIFSAGIDLMALAQAKAAAQDQNPARWLRRMADRLQDALYTIESTELPVIGALQGRVIGLGLEVALSFDFRIATDSCLLSIPESRMGLVADVGGTTRLCRLIGPSRAKDMLMTARNVDATEALQWGLVNRVVPEPQLMECATALAQEIAQNAPLAVGMAKLIVDQGDGLDKHTQLAIERWAQSQLISTEDLMEAVSAFMEKRPPQFKGK; encoded by the coding sequence ATGTCTGAGTCGTTTGTCCAGGCGCGTGTCGAGAATGATCTCTATTTCGTCACCCTCAACCGCCCCGAGAAACGCAATGCCCTGACCCCCGAAATGGTCCTCGATCTTGCCGCCGCCGTTCGCTCCGCCGACGAGCACCCCGGAGTCCGCGCCATCATTGTTAACGCAAACGGTCCGATATTCTCCGCCGGCATCGACTTGATGGCCCTGGCCCAGGCAAAAGCCGCCGCGCAGGACCAAAACCCGGCTCGCTGGCTGCGCCGCATGGCCGACCGGCTCCAGGATGCTCTCTACACCATCGAGTCGACAGAACTACCGGTCATCGGAGCGCTTCAGGGCCGGGTCATCGGGCTGGGACTCGAAGTCGCCCTCTCGTTCGACTTCCGCATCGCAACTGACTCCTGCCTGTTGAGTATTCCGGAGAGTCGCATGGGACTCGTAGCCGATGTCGGGGGCACCACGCGCCTCTGCCGCCTTATCGGCCCCAGCCGCGCCAAGGACATGCTTATGACCGCGCGTAATGTCGACGCAACCGAGGCCCTGCAATGGGGGCTGGTGAATCGCGTCGTGCCCGAACCGCAGTTGATGGAATGTGCCACTGCGCTCGCCCAAGAGATCGCCCAGAATGCCCCGCTGGCGGTGGGTATGGCTAAACTCATTGTGGACCAAGGCGATGGTCTCGATAAGCACACCCAGTTGGCCATCGAACGCTGGGCGCAAAGCCAACTCATTTCAACCGAAGACCTTATGGAAGCCGTATCCGCGTTTATGGAGAAACGCCCCCCGCAGTTCAAAGGTAAGTAG
- a CDS encoding MotA/TolQ/ExbB proton channel family protein: MDPITIVGILLGVFSVLFAAVEEGTSLSALLAPTALLIVFGGTTGATISCFTIRNILDVLGNVKLIVFRTAYDFNALIEMFVEMAGVTRKDGILALENYKLKVDHPFLKRGIRLIVDGTNAELVKQLMITQMTVDEEALKTSAAVFATAGGFAPTLGIIGTVVGLVNVLGNLSDPESLGPAIAMAFIATLYGVSSANLMFLPISKKFGIIAKEEVAMREMITEGVLSIYAGDGPHVVSQKLLAFLTEKERAHAKTA; encoded by the coding sequence ATGGATCCTATCACAATCGTTGGTATTCTGCTTGGAGTCTTCTCGGTGCTTTTTGCAGCCGTAGAGGAAGGAACAAGCCTTTCCGCGCTGCTTGCGCCGACAGCGTTGCTGATCGTATTCGGGGGGACGACGGGTGCGACAATCTCATGTTTCACGATCCGGAATATTCTGGACGTCTTGGGAAACGTCAAGCTAATTGTCTTTCGCACGGCATATGACTTCAATGCCCTCATCGAGATGTTTGTGGAAATGGCCGGTGTCACGCGCAAGGACGGTATTCTCGCCCTTGAGAATTATAAACTGAAAGTTGACCACCCATTCTTAAAACGCGGGATTCGTCTGATTGTGGACGGAACGAACGCGGAACTTGTGAAGCAGTTGATGATCACTCAGATGACCGTCGACGAGGAAGCCTTAAAGACGTCGGCGGCAGTGTTTGCGACGGCGGGAGGATTCGCGCCGACGCTGGGAATTATCGGGACGGTGGTGGGCCTCGTTAACGTATTGGGGAACTTGTCCGACCCGGAAAGTCTTGGGCCGGCCATCGCCATGGCATTCATCGCCACTCTCTACGGTGTTTCGTCCGCTAACCTTATGTTTCTTCCAATCTCGAAAAAGTTCGGCATCATCGCGAAGGAAGAGGTAGCTATGCGAGAAATGATCACCGAAGGCGTTCTTTCGATATATGCCGGAGACGGTCCGCACGTAGTTAGTCAGAAGTTGCTTGCGTTCCTTACCGAAAAGGAACGCGCACACGCGAAGACGGCATAG
- a CDS encoding tetratricopeptide repeat protein, whose translation MPNAFWRYARGAVALLVALGAMGAASATTAAEFNALGVDAYNAKQWDQAAKQFEQAYKLAPDNATVKRNLCNTYQAQANECAKNSDFASGVERLLLAVSADPENPSALAQLGAYYLRLDMVNDAVFRLEDSVELDPDNLDVQELLGDAYYRANDLAAALAQWELVRERDPNRRSLIDKLNKAYREEGVEGAYRKTRSAHFEISYAPNTSGGDLGKVLQTLERAYRDIGRKFGNVYPPTPIQVVAYTAKDFSLSTQLDEHIGAVYDGKIRVPIRDEAGAPIPEAELWRRLFHEYTHVVVRYWGGDSVPWWLNEGLAETFSNRLSSAETNLLREASAANLLIPLSSLEEGQLKRLDADTLQIAYMQSHATVEYLWGRYGIRGIGPMLDSLTQGTPPEEALIGSYRLNYDRLQKEVSKQLGATVSKR comes from the coding sequence ATGCCAAATGCCTTCTGGCGGTACGCGCGTGGCGCTGTGGCCCTGCTCGTGGCACTGGGTGCGATGGGCGCCGCATCGGCCACGACAGCCGCGGAGTTCAACGCGCTGGGCGTAGACGCGTACAACGCCAAGCAGTGGGACCAGGCCGCGAAGCAGTTCGAGCAGGCCTACAAACTTGCGCCGGACAACGCCACCGTGAAGCGCAATTTGTGCAACACCTATCAAGCGCAGGCCAATGAATGCGCAAAGAACTCCGATTTTGCCTCGGGGGTCGAACGGCTTCTCTTGGCGGTGAGCGCCGATCCGGAGAACCCTTCCGCATTGGCGCAGTTGGGCGCGTACTATCTGCGCCTCGATATGGTCAACGATGCGGTCTTCCGCCTCGAAGACAGTGTGGAACTCGACCCCGACAACTTGGATGTTCAAGAATTGCTGGGTGACGCTTATTACCGCGCGAACGACCTCGCGGCGGCCCTGGCCCAATGGGAACTCGTGCGCGAGCGCGATCCCAATCGGCGCAGTCTGATCGATAAACTGAATAAGGCCTACCGTGAAGAAGGAGTTGAGGGGGCATACCGTAAGACACGGTCCGCCCATTTTGAGATCAGCTATGCGCCAAACACGAGCGGCGGAGACTTGGGCAAGGTGCTGCAAACCCTAGAGCGTGCGTACCGCGACATCGGCCGTAAGTTTGGAAATGTCTATCCGCCGACTCCGATCCAGGTTGTGGCGTATACCGCGAAAGACTTCTCGTTATCCACGCAACTTGACGAACATATAGGAGCCGTGTACGACGGCAAAATCAGAGTGCCTATTCGCGACGAAGCCGGGGCGCCCATCCCTGAGGCGGAATTGTGGAGGCGACTCTTCCACGAATACACGCATGTCGTCGTGCGGTACTGGGGCGGCGATTCGGTCCCTTGGTGGCTGAACGAGGGATTGGCGGAGACGTTCTCGAACCGACTTTCCTCCGCCGAAACAAACCTGCTGCGCGAGGCTTCCGCGGCCAATCTGCTGATACCGCTATCCTCACTCGAGGAAGGACAGTTGAAGCGGCTGGATGCGGATACGCTCCAGATCGCGTATATGCAATCTCACGCGACCGTCGAATATCTATGGGGCCGTTATGGCATTCGCGGAATTGGCCCCATGCTCGATTCCCTGACGCAGGGTACGCCTCCGGAGGAGGCGCTCATCGGCAGCTACCGGCTCAACTACGACCGCCTGCAGAAAGAAGTCTCCAAGCAGCTCGGCGCTACCGTCTCCAAGCGGTAA
- a CDS encoding Rid family detoxifying hydrolase has protein sequence MKKKCIMAPRGPAAAGPYSHAVAAGNLLFVSGQGPMAPDGSGLKTKTFEEEVRQTFENLKAILEDAGSGLQHVVKTNVYLDNMDNFGEMNAIYKEYFPSDYPARTTIQAARLPLNIRIEVEAVAILPDA, from the coding sequence ATGAAAAAGAAGTGCATTATGGCGCCCCGAGGTCCGGCTGCGGCTGGCCCGTATTCCCACGCAGTCGCCGCGGGGAACCTGTTGTTCGTTTCCGGCCAAGGTCCGATGGCCCCTGATGGCAGTGGACTTAAGACAAAGACCTTCGAGGAAGAAGTCAGGCAAACGTTCGAGAATCTGAAGGCGATTCTCGAAGATGCCGGCTCAGGTCTGCAACATGTCGTCAAGACGAACGTATACTTAGATAACATGGACAATTTCGGCGAGATGAACGCCATCTACAAGGAATATTTCCCCAGCGACTACCCGGCCCGGACGACTATCCAAGCCGCGCGCTTGCCGTTGAACATCCGAATCGAGGTCGAGGCGGTCGCCATTCTACCGGACGCATGA
- a CDS encoding OmpA family protein, producing the protein MSNRRQKHEEHENEERWLLTYADLITLLMVFFVVMYALSNVDKQKFQALARAMSAEFGTPVANPTGIGGKVVPGPSVTPPPRAGTERTRTRGNPKTEQIDALRARMKKLKGDLDAMVKASGLQEQISVKMDPSGHKVSMGLSDSLLFGAGSADLTQAAQELVEKIGNVLATSNYVVNVEGHTDNVPINNARYSSNLQLSTERAVNVVSYMIKTAGIPGNRLSASGYAEHHPVASNDTEEGRAKNRRVEFVIHDPNEDEIVASSMETEEEPVTNGSNGDAVETRGGVVERPGGAIESPKESEPPAAEATTDLLPEVGSQRGSGSRFR; encoded by the coding sequence ATGAGTAATCGCCGCCAGAAACACGAAGAACACGAGAATGAGGAGCGATGGCTGCTGACGTATGCAGATTTGATCACGCTTCTTATGGTGTTCTTTGTGGTCATGTACGCGCTCTCCAATGTTGACAAGCAGAAGTTTCAAGCGTTGGCCAGGGCGATGAGCGCGGAGTTCGGAACGCCTGTGGCCAATCCCACCGGCATCGGCGGGAAGGTTGTTCCGGGGCCATCCGTGACTCCTCCACCCAGGGCCGGCACGGAACGCACGCGGACCAGGGGCAATCCAAAGACGGAGCAGATTGACGCGCTTCGGGCGCGTATGAAGAAGTTGAAGGGCGACCTGGACGCGATGGTGAAGGCCAGCGGTCTTCAGGAACAGATCAGCGTGAAGATGGACCCATCGGGGCACAAGGTATCGATGGGGCTGTCGGATTCGTTGCTCTTTGGCGCGGGCAGTGCCGATCTCACTCAAGCGGCTCAGGAGTTGGTGGAGAAGATCGGCAACGTGTTGGCCACGAGCAACTACGTCGTGAATGTGGAAGGACACACCGACAACGTTCCTATCAACAACGCCCGCTATTCGAGCAATCTCCAGCTTTCAACGGAACGCGCCGTGAACGTCGTGTCGTACATGATCAAAACGGCCGGCATACCCGGCAACCGATTGTCTGCCAGCGGCTATGCCGAACACCACCCTGTCGCCTCCAATGACACGGAAGAAGGGCGCGCCAAGAACCGCCGCGTAGAATTCGTGATCCACGATCCGAACGAAGATGAGATTGTGGCCAGCAGCATGGAAACCGAGGAAGAACCGGTAACAAATGGCTCCAACGGGGATGCTGTTGAGACGCGGGGGGGCGTTGTTGAGAGGCCGGGGGGTGCTATTGAGTCGCCGAAAGAGAGTGAACCTCCAGCCGCGGAGGCGACCACC